A genomic segment from Leptolyngbya boryana PCC 6306 encodes:
- a CDS encoding glycosyltransferase family 47 protein: MQTTQRLANQYYIYVDPTLPPEPWDIYDPNPQNRGFVAYFGQVLQKVEENLGRSGLVFYVTLSDMRTLPSYGDNVIVLIIGDEHYRIPQYIHKVGAVFKSYGITQEMQWKNFLKPSYRDFITLIQYFSNLSLRLPLLINYEFQKLRSLILKNVRVAPIFDIPGGYYNSENLPIKAIEDRTYDVFFDGSVQNNIYSKWSTKNWLKTPKIVARSQMLENLDRFHQNHPQYRVQLAIQQAFGVVSEESAWSYSENLMNAKVCLVPRGTTLESFRICEAMRYGCVIVVEDLPNREFYRNAPVVRVKNWKNLEPVLAALLSDQRQMREIHEQTLAWWETQMAEPVIGKQIAAALNQLPHIP, from the coding sequence ATGCAAACCACGCAGAGGCTGGCAAACCAGTACTATATCTATGTCGATCCAACCCTTCCCCCGGAACCTTGGGATATCTACGACCCAAACCCTCAGAACCGCGGGTTTGTTGCCTACTTTGGTCAGGTCTTGCAAAAGGTTGAGGAAAATCTAGGGAGAAGCGGGCTGGTTTTCTATGTCACGCTGAGTGATATGCGGACGTTGCCCTCTTATGGTGACAATGTCATCGTCTTAATCATCGGCGATGAACACTATCGAATTCCTCAATACATTCACAAAGTTGGGGCAGTCTTTAAGTCCTATGGCATTACTCAGGAAATGCAATGGAAGAATTTCTTGAAGCCTTCCTATCGAGATTTCATCACGCTAATTCAGTATTTTAGCAATCTATCGTTACGGCTACCGTTACTAATTAACTACGAATTTCAAAAGCTCAGATCGCTTATCTTAAAAAACGTAAGAGTTGCGCCTATCTTTGATATACCCGGCGGATATTACAATTCTGAAAACTTGCCTATTAAAGCAATAGAAGATCGTACCTATGATGTGTTCTTCGATGGCAGTGTTCAGAACAATATCTATTCCAAGTGGTCAACTAAAAACTGGCTCAAAACACCAAAGATTGTGGCGCGATCGCAGATGCTGGAAAATCTCGATCGCTTTCACCAAAACCATCCTCAATATCGGGTGCAATTAGCCATTCAACAGGCGTTTGGAGTCGTCAGCGAAGAATCGGCATGGAGTTACAGCGAGAACTTAATGAACGCCAAAGTGTGTTTAGTGCCCCGAGGAACCACCCTTGAGTCTTTTCGGATTTGTGAAGCCATGCGCTATGGCTGTGTGATTGTCGTTGAAGATTTACCAAACCGTGAGTTCTATCGAAATGCTCCAGTCGTGCGTGTGAAAAACTGGAAAAATCTTGAACCTGTTCTTGCAGCACTACTGAGCGATCAACGGCAAATGCGGGAAATTCACGAGCAAACTCTGGCATGGTGGGAAACGCAAATGGCAGAACCCGTCATTGGCAAACAGATTGCAGCAGCGTTGAATCAACTCCCTCATATTCCCTAA